In one Butyrivibrio proteoclasticus B316 genomic region, the following are encoded:
- a CDS encoding MerR family transcriptional regulator: MGSSFQDDEKEYSLTVSQFAKLCGTTRDTLRHYYEQKIITPRVDPENGYHYYSPAQISSFFFITTMRQAGCSIQEIRDMIYISSKEAITKLANAKILDMQRELFLINKKISALHLGMWILNTCEEHGYNKVFTDFIPDISISSTPIRDSNTAYHVADIAGDISVHLAKTSGDKTLSSFPTGVTMSYENMRKKRYVYNNIVSLSFLPADNENTFSLPSNNVVACYHGHGSTGIDKIYEKMVSYIKRHGLTAVSDLFIVSLINLYSKEKQHTYFKYLFICVKS, from the coding sequence ATGGGAAGTAGTTTTCAAGACGATGAAAAAGAGTATTCTTTAACTGTCAGCCAATTCGCGAAATTATGCGGCACAACAAGAGATACGCTAAGACATTACTATGAGCAAAAAATAATAACTCCCCGGGTCGATCCTGAGAATGGATATCACTATTATTCTCCTGCTCAGATCAGTTCTTTTTTCTTTATTACCACAATGCGTCAGGCAGGCTGCTCGATTCAGGAAATACGGGATATGATCTACATTTCGTCAAAAGAGGCCATAACAAAGCTTGCCAATGCCAAAATCCTTGATATGCAGAGAGAGCTCTTTTTGATAAATAAAAAAATCAGTGCACTTCACCTTGGCATGTGGATCTTAAATACCTGCGAAGAACATGGGTACAATAAGGTTTTTACAGACTTTATACCTGATATAAGTATTTCTTCTACGCCTATCCGCGACAGCAATACTGCATATCATGTCGCAGATATAGCCGGTGATATTTCTGTTCATCTGGCCAAAACTTCAGGTGATAAAACTCTTTCATCTTTTCCAACAGGCGTTACCATGAGCTATGAAAATATGCGCAAAAAACGCTATGTATATAACAATATTGTCAGTCTGTCTTTTCTTCCTGCTGATAATGAAAATACATTTTCCTTGCCCAGCAACAATGTAGTTGCGTGCTATCACGGACACGGGTCTACCGGCATAGATAAAATATACGAAAAGATGGTATCCTATATTAAAAGACACGGGCTTACAGCTGTATCTGACCTGTTTATCGTCAGTCTGATCAATCTATACAGCAAGGAAAAACAGCATACATATTTTAAATATCTTTTTATTTGTGTTAAAAGCTGA
- a CDS encoding acyl carrier protein, whose amino-acid sequence MKDVRGVIVKIIAEYLDKDEEEVSVNSTFTEIGLDSLDIMELVMQMQEELDCKIELSQDITTIEQLAQLIEKQGAAV is encoded by the coding sequence ATGAAAGACGTAAGAGGCGTGATCGTAAAAATAATTGCAGAGTATCTTGATAAGGATGAAGAAGAGGTTTCTGTTAATTCAACCTTTACAGAGATTGGACTTGATTCTCTGGACATCATGGAACTTGTTATGCAGATGCAGGAAGAACTTGATTGTAAGATTGAACTTTCACAGGATATTACAACAATTGAGCAGCTTGCTCAGCTTATTGAGAAGCAGGGCGCAGCAGTTTGA
- the fabK gene encoding enoyl-[acyl-carrier-protein] reductase FabK, translated as MEKNPVCELLGIKYPVIQGGMAWIADARLAAAVSNAGGLGLIAAMNSNGEQLREQIIAARKLTDKPFGVNLMLMSPYIDQAVDVVCQEGVKVVTTGAGNPAKYMDKLLSSGVKVICVVASVALAVMVERMGASAVVAEGCESGGHVGETTTMALVPQVADAVNIPVIAAGGIADGRGMAAAFMLGASAVQMGTRFLTAKECSVHQNYKDKVLKAKDRDTIVTGKSLGHPVRALKNHMTREFMEKENDSSTAPSELEKMGSGALRRAAIEGDVRNGSCMCGQIAGLVNSEDTCQEIITGICNDAYELMGINSLKVKPA; from the coding sequence ATGGAAAAAAATCCGGTTTGTGAACTATTGGGTATCAAGTATCCGGTAATACAGGGAGGAATGGCTTGGATAGCTGATGCAAGACTCGCCGCTGCCGTTTCTAATGCTGGTGGGCTTGGCCTTATAGCTGCCATGAATTCTAATGGTGAGCAGCTTAGAGAACAGATCATTGCTGCAAGGAAGCTTACAGATAAGCCTTTTGGAGTAAATCTAATGCTCATGAGTCCTTATATTGACCAGGCAGTTGATGTTGTGTGCCAGGAAGGTGTCAAGGTCGTGACCACCGGCGCAGGGAACCCTGCCAAATATATGGATAAGCTCTTATCTTCAGGCGTAAAAGTGATTTGCGTTGTAGCAAGTGTTGCTCTTGCGGTCATGGTAGAAAGAATGGGAGCAAGCGCGGTTGTTGCAGAAGGCTGCGAGTCAGGCGGCCATGTTGGTGAAACTACGACAATGGCTCTGGTACCACAGGTAGCTGATGCAGTAAATATTCCTGTAATTGCTGCAGGTGGAATAGCAGATGGAAGAGGAATGGCAGCTGCTTTTATGCTGGGCGCAAGTGCAGTTCAGATGGGAACAAGATTTCTTACAGCCAAAGAATGTAGTGTTCATCAGAACTACAAGGATAAAGTACTAAAAGCCAAGGACAGAGACACTATTGTTACAGGCAAAAGCCTTGGCCACCCGGTGAGAGCTCTTAAAAATCACATGACAAGAGAGTTCATGGAAAAAGAGAATGACAGCAGCACAGCACCATCTGAACTTGAAAAGATGGGATCCGGAGCTCTTAGAAGGGCAGCTATAGAAGGAGATGTCAGAAACGGATCCTGTATGTGCGGACAGATTGCCGGTCTTGTTAATTCAGAGGACACCTGCCAGGAGATAATCACCGGTATCTGTAATGATGCCTATGAACTCATGGGGATTAATAGTCTTAAGGTTAAACCTGCATAA
- a CDS encoding ACP S-malonyltransferase, whose amino-acid sequence MGKIAFLFSGQGSQYPGMAKDLYENVKEVHDFFGVAEAIRPGTIIQMLKGTDEELKKTENTQPCLFLADIAGALALESAGIYPDAVAGFSLGEVVGLAVSGALTKSEAFKLVCKRAGFMQKASEEVKGSMIAVIGMDKEELISQCRKSKVYPVNFNCPGQIVVSGEEGNMDKFKEKLKKSEVRFIELSVGGSFHTPYMKEAAESLKEELKASGNYKLTATDKPLYANKTASPYPKETDEMIDILSDQIQSSVRWEDTLINMAESGVDTFIECGPGRTLSGFVKRTVKGAKIYNISDLSSLEKITSELGTNEELQAKEQTYA is encoded by the coding sequence ATGGGAAAAATAGCTTTTTTATTTTCTGGTCAGGGAAGTCAGTATCCGGGAATGGCCAAAGATTTATATGAGAATGTTAAAGAGGTTCATGATTTCTTTGGAGTAGCTGAAGCAATCAGACCGGGAACCATCATACAGATGCTCAAGGGGACAGATGAGGAGCTTAAGAAAACCGAGAATACTCAGCCTTGTCTTTTCCTTGCAGATATTGCCGGAGCGCTTGCTCTAGAAAGCGCAGGAATATATCCGGATGCAGTAGCAGGCTTTTCTCTTGGAGAAGTTGTAGGACTTGCTGTATCAGGGGCTCTTACCAAATCTGAGGCCTTTAAGCTTGTATGTAAAAGAGCCGGCTTTATGCAGAAGGCATCTGAAGAAGTAAAGGGAAGTATGATTGCGGTCATAGGAATGGACAAGGAAGAACTGATTAGTCAGTGCCGGAAATCCAAGGTTTATCCTGTTAACTTCAACTGCCCGGGGCAGATAGTTGTTTCAGGAGAAGAAGGCAATATGGATAAGTTTAAGGAAAAACTTAAAAAATCCGAAGTGAGATTTATTGAACTTAGCGTAGGAGGTTCGTTCCACACTCCTTATATGAAAGAGGCCGCAGAAAGCTTGAAGGAAGAACTCAAAGCTTCCGGAAATTATAAGCTTACTGCTACTGATAAACCTCTCTATGCAAATAAAACAGCAAGTCCATATCCCAAGGAAACTGATGAAATGATAGATATTCTGTCTGATCAGATACAAAGCAGTGTCAGATGGGAAGATACTCTTATTAATATGGCAGAAAGCGGCGTAGATACATTTATAGAATGTGGTCCCGGAAGAACTTTGTCAGGTTTTGTAAAAAGAACTGTAAAGGGCGCCAAAATCTATAACATAAGTGATCTTAGCTCTTTAGAAAAGATAACAAGTGAGCTGGGAACGAATGAAGAATTGCAGGCAAAGGAGCAGACCTATGCTTAA
- the fabG gene encoding 3-oxoacyl-[acyl-carrier-protein] reductase, translating to MLNGKTAVVTGGTRGIGKAIAYKLAGNGANIAVIATRETDAAKKVIDEFASMGVKARLYTCDIKNADEVASTSEEILADFGQVDILINNAGITRDNILPSLSTMDIDDVIDVNLKGTMFVTKSFIRQFVRHRSGSIINISSVVGLMGNKGQTNYSASKAGIVGFTKSVAREYGKKNIRCNAVAPGYIATDMTDKLSDEQKDMVKSQIPLGTIGSPENVADLVLFLASDSSAYITGEVIKVDGGMYV from the coding sequence ATGCTTAATGGAAAGACAGCTGTTGTTACAGGCGGGACAAGAGGAATAGGGAAAGCCATAGCCTATAAGCTTGCAGGGAACGGAGCAAATATTGCAGTAATTGCAACAAGAGAAACTGATGCAGCTAAAAAAGTAATTGATGAGTTTGCTTCGATGGGAGTAAAGGCAAGGCTCTATACCTGTGATATTAAAAATGCAGATGAGGTTGCAAGTACATCTGAGGAGATATTAGCTGACTTTGGTCAGGTAGATATTCTTATAAACAATGCAGGAATCACAAGGGATAACATTTTGCCTTCTCTTTCAACGATGGATATTGATGATGTCATTGATGTGAACCTTAAGGGGACGATGTTTGTAACAAAATCATTCATCAGGCAGTTTGTAAGACATAGATCCGGGAGCATTATAAATATTAGTTCAGTTGTAGGACTAATGGGAAATAAGGGCCAGACCAATTACTCGGCATCCAAGGCGGGAATAGTAGGGTTTACCAAGTCTGTAGCAAGAGAGTATGGCAAAAAAAATATCAGATGTAATGCGGTTGCACCCGGGTATATTGCCACAGATATGACAGATAAATTATCAGATGAACAAAAAGATATGGTCAAATCGCAGATTCCTCTTGGAACTATAGGAAGTCCGGAAAATGTTGCGGATCTTGTTCTTTTTCTTGCATCAGATTCATCAGCATATATAACAGGGGAAGTTATAAAAGTTGATGGCGGAATGTATGTGTAA
- the fabF gene encoding beta-ketoacyl-ACP synthase II produces the protein MFRVVVTGLGVITPVGNDIETFWDSLKNGKCGIGKIERFDASRLKVSLDAEVKDFEPKKYYETVQEIRKSDLFMQYAMGAARQAVEQSGILESDLDKERFGVYVGTGIGGINTTIKENNKLNDKGPDFVSPFFVPMMISNMAAGAISIKFEAKGPTLPVVTACATSTHTIGEAFRAIKHGYADVIIAGGAEASINELSMAGFVNCQALNLSDNPEEGSLPFDKRRGGFVMGEGAGMLILEEYEHAKKRGAVILAEVTGYGNTSDAYHITAPDPEGAGACRAIKAAATESGIKDKDHLYINAHGTGTHLNDAMETKAIKKVFGEKAYDIHISSTKSMTGHMMGATGAVEAIASVLALKNGVVPPTINYREKDEECDLNYTPNTAVETDLDYALSTSLGFGGHNACIAFKKYDRNE, from the coding sequence ATGTTCAGAGTTGTTGTTACGGGTTTGGGAGTTATCACACCTGTAGGAAATGATATAGAAACCTTTTGGGACAGTCTTAAAAACGGAAAATGCGGAATTGGAAAAATAGAGCGTTTTGATGCATCAAGATTAAAGGTAAGTCTCGACGCAGAAGTAAAAGATTTTGAACCAAAGAAATACTATGAAACGGTACAGGAAATAAGAAAGTCAGATCTTTTCATGCAGTATGCAATGGGAGCAGCCAGACAGGCTGTTGAGCAGAGTGGAATATTAGAGTCTGACCTTGATAAAGAGCGCTTTGGCGTTTATGTAGGAACCGGAATCGGCGGTATTAACACGACTATCAAAGAAAATAATAAGCTAAATGATAAGGGCCCTGATTTTGTATCACCTTTTTTCGTACCGATGATGATCAGTAACATGGCTGCAGGAGCAATTTCAATCAAATTTGAGGCAAAAGGCCCTACACTTCCTGTAGTCACTGCCTGTGCTACTTCAACACACACAATAGGCGAGGCATTCAGAGCTATCAAGCACGGCTATGCAGATGTAATAATCGCAGGAGGAGCAGAGGCTTCTATCAATGAGCTTTCAATGGCAGGCTTTGTAAACTGCCAGGCTCTTAATCTTTCCGATAATCCTGAGGAAGGAAGTCTTCCATTTGATAAAAGACGCGGCGGTTTCGTAATGGGTGAAGGTGCCGGAATGCTGATACTTGAGGAATATGAGCACGCCAAAAAGCGTGGAGCTGTAATCCTTGCAGAGGTCACCGGCTATGGTAACACTTCTGATGCATATCACATTACAGCACCTGATCCCGAAGGGGCCGGAGCATGCAGAGCTATTAAGGCGGCTGCCACAGAATCAGGAATAAAAGATAAGGACCATCTGTATATCAATGCACATGGTACAGGAACACATTTAAATGATGCAATGGAGACAAAGGCAATTAAAAAAGTATTTGGAGAAAAAGCCTACGATATTCATATTAGTTCTACCAAGTCAATGACAGGACATATGATGGGGGCAACAGGTGCTGTCGAAGCAATTGCTTCTGTTCTTGCTCTCAAAAACGGAGTGGTTCCTCCTACCATTAACTACAGGGAAAAAGATGAAGAGTGTGATCTTAACTATACTCCAAACACAGCAGTAGAAACTGATCTTGATTATGCCCTTAGCACATCACTTGGTTTTGGCGGACATAATGCCTGTATTGCATTTAAAAAGTATGACAGGAATGAATAA
- a CDS encoding acetyl-CoA carboxylase biotin carboxyl carrier protein, translated as MTNTLKDYVDAFRVLGLSELSVEDDGVKLVLKKNSSFEPVILSSNISEISEKGKEPSKEDIKSGTRVKAPLLGVFYAEVNGKIWKTGDRVQKGDILCSIEAMKMMNEVKAPCDGEILSINVKDGDLVEYDQVLFEIS; from the coding sequence ATGACAAATACTCTCAAGGATTATGTTGATGCTTTCAGGGTTCTTGGCTTATCTGAATTATCTGTAGAGGATGATGGAGTCAAGCTGGTTCTAAAAAAGAATTCTTCATTTGAACCGGTAATTCTTTCCTCAAATATAAGTGAAATAAGTGAAAAAGGAAAAGAGCCTTCCAAAGAAGATATTAAAAGCGGAACAAGAGTTAAAGCGCCCTTACTTGGAGTTTTCTATGCGGAAGTAAATGGAAAAATCTGGAAAACTGGAGACAGGGTTCAGAAAGGCGATATCCTATGCAGTATAGAAGCAATGAAGATGATGAATGAGGTCAAAGCTCCATGCGATGGCGAGATTTTAAGTATAAACGTCAAAGATGGCGATCTTGTCGAATACGATCAGGTTTTATTTGAAATATCATAA
- the fabZ gene encoding 3-hydroxyacyl-ACP dehydratase FabZ, translating into MNKDEIMKILPHRDPMLLVDEVILNEDGTATGIYHVRGDEFFLKGHFPGKPIVPGVIQCEIMAQSACILFAEKMKEKGALPVYTGIDKVRFRGMIRPGDTINTHVELKRASHPLYLLHGELTVDGKKCMSGDFSFAITNSGE; encoded by the coding sequence ATGAATAAAGATGAAATTATGAAGATCCTTCCGCACAGAGATCCTATGCTCCTTGTGGATGAAGTGATCCTTAATGAGGATGGTACTGCAACCGGCATATATCATGTAAGAGGAGATGAGTTCTTTTTAAAGGGACATTTTCCGGGAAAACCTATAGTTCCCGGAGTTATTCAATGTGAGATTATGGCTCAGTCAGCCTGCATTCTCTTTGCGGAAAAGATGAAGGAAAAAGGAGCTCTTCCTGTATATACAGGAATTGATAAGGTCAGATTTCGAGGAATGATCAGGCCCGGGGATACAATAAACACCCATGTTGAACTAAAAAGAGCATCTCATCCACTTTATCTTCTGCATGGTGAACTTACAGTGGATGGTAAAAAATGTATGAGTGGCGATTTTTCTTTTGCTATCACTAATAGTGGGGAGTAA